From a region of the Vidua macroura isolate BioBank_ID:100142 chromosome 25, ASM2450914v1, whole genome shotgun sequence genome:
- the RLF gene encoding zinc finger protein Rlf isoform X2 — translation MRIKHLMKSNCIPQATFLSKLCADSPEIANVSSFRQAYITCVCSMLPNEDSIKEIAKVDCKEVLDIICNLESEGQENTAFILCTTYLTHQLQTANVYCSWELTLFWSKLQRRIDPSLDSFLERCRQFGIIAKTLQHLFFLIRVIQSEAEEAGLAVSVLLCVRALQIRSNGSDEMKTSVCKTIACLLPEDLEVRRACQLTEFLLEPTLSGFNALEELYMQPDQKFDEENALVPNSLRCELLLALKAYWPFDPEFWDWKTLKRHCLKLLGKVASDSEDDAACHMSLNETDMLETFFSDYDETKEHKYYDGKDTMNHPKEKARVKKPIGSSERYQRWLQYKFFCVLCKRECIEARILHHSKMHMEDGIYTCPVCTKKFKRKEFFVPHVMEHVKMPPSRTHRPKKKIILKKERSPQKATASSSPPPVFPERSHQAQLPESFDDDTEEYVTFSQLENCQLQDRDIYPCPGTDCSRVFKQFKYLSVHLKAEHQNNDENAKHYLDMKNRREKCAFCRRHFMTSFHLREHERVHCGPQPYMCVSMDCYARFGSVNELLNHKQTHDDLRYKCELNGCNIVFSDLGQLYHHEAQHFRDASYTCNYFGCKKFYYSKTEFQNHLAAHDIKVSNGEGKQTLNLEGLVSEEKSRYLPESQLLEQSENSNLNDNFDPSGSQEIPQVKEESLSDSEDLNSESNCSLHCGKHRADAAASQGQTSPQLLGTVAHNQSVPGFVMSQEGVFHPANMKQQCSNVAVCFDEKSLSCGFEGCCSTHKNSRSMQKHLRRAHPYNFKGKRNMEMKTKYFLDLLSDAQDSKSPTDMSPELGHNSDTNADSPESVYCAVDAKESSGLREETCPSSPETSFYDSSKELDIEDNMLELMLGLKHLSLKNASIQNSSRQKSFLGYSSRDAKCPESVDEATSKFHLQEQEDNLPSQYLTQLAAKPFFCECHGCTCEFVTREALLMHYVKKHNYSKEVVLQLNMFQHRYSPFKCHICQRSFTRKTHLRIHYRNKHQIGCQMVAHKACPSEKFDHVGLCTEDMHKNSTAPVPACANSVGFSGHSDSEQLCHPKKEDCSSETDLESNEETDNDVTRKTSNVTSLDSHREELEARQGRGSKRTVAKGNLCYILHKYHKPFHCIHKSCNSAFTNQKGLIRHYRTVHQYNKEQLCLEKDKARTKRELVKCKKIFACKHKECGKRFLCSKALAKHCSDFHNEILEDQKLLSEAESARFACNQAHCHAVFYTFNKLKQHLIEEHANEEKLNKDFEIHCDLNGCNRIFTNYSNYSQHVYFRHSEYYDSLFGNQKEEEDDEDKDKNEQNCLKDSFSTSKQNGKQLKEKAKRISRSREKHLLNFKTKEEALQMCKEKSNQTQYPCMVQGCLSVVKLESSIVRHYKRTHQMTNMYIEQRLQKLVLCVKCGIMIEKQSCSGTASDFNKKGVEINEDKSANSEPVQESDKPLVPSPACDPPDVSNEDQKQCSPSSVNCDASACVYSGTLKYNHSSKNTCFEEPNTGETTVCKTEDLSESSERENSSSFSSLQLDLPREKDPEECQHSAVNQNAKRNVLCAAKDKFQKPPVSKPFDLKTYKPMGFESSFLKFIQESEGKDDDDDDDCDEVVEWESPEHLPVDETLQKEGDSQGNTPVNNFVSDENVIITPNNPGQLTEIQPLLSESSSAPSLENLRAILDKALTDCGDLALKQLHYLRPVVVLERSKFSTPLIDLFPTKKADELCVGST, via the exons GGAACTGACACTTTTCTGGAGCAAACTGCAGAGAAGAATAGATCCTTCCTTAGATTCGTTTTTGGAGAGATGTCGTCAGTTTGGCATCATTGCCAAGACACTACAGCATCTATTTTTCTTGATAAGAGTCATACAATCTGAA GCAGAGGAAGCAGGACTTGCTGTGTCTGTGTTGTTGTGTGTGAGGGCCCTTCAGATCAGGTCCAACGGAAGCGATGAAATGAAGACATCAGTGTGTAAAACAATTGCTTGCCTTTTACCAGAAGACCTTGAAGTTAGAAGAGCCTGTCAACTCACAGAATTCTTACTTGAGCCAACTTTGAGTGGATTTAATGCATTGGAAGAGCTCTATATGCAGCCAGACCAAAAATTTGATGAAGAAAATGCACTGGTTCCAAATTCACTCCGCTGTGAACTGCTTTTAGCTTTGAAAGCATATTGGCCATTTGATCCTGAATTTTGGGACTGGAAGACTTTGAAGCGGCATTGTCTTAAACTATTAGGGAAGGTAGCTTCTGATTCCGAGGATGATGCAGCTTGTCATATGTCACTCAATGAAACCGACATGTTAGAAACTTTCTTTAGTGACTATGATGAGACAAAAGAACACAAATATTATGATGGGAAAGACACAATGAACCACCCTAAGGAGAAAGCAAGAGTAAAAAAACCAATTGGTTCTTCAGAAAGATACCAGAGATGGCTTCAATACAAGTTTTTTTGTGTGCTCTGCAAAAGGGAGTGTATAGAGGCCAGAATACTGCATCATTCTAAGATGCACATGGAAGATGGTATTTATACATGTCCTGTTTGCACAAAAAAGTTCaagagaaaggaattttttgtACCACACGTAATGGAACATGTTAAAATGCCACCTAGTAGAACACACAgacctaaaaagaaaataattctgaaaaaagaGAGATCACCGCAAAAGGCAACAGCTTCCAGCAGCCCACCCCCAGTGTTTCCAGAAAGGTCACACCAGGCACAGCTCCCCGAAAGCTTTGACGATGACACAGAGGAATATGTCACATTCAGCCAACTGGAAAATTGCCAGCTGCAAGACAGAGACATCTACCCCTGTCCTGGGACAGATTGTTCTAGAGTATTTAAGCAGTTTAAGTACTTAAGCGTACATCTGAAAGCTGAACATCAAAACAACGATGAGAACGCAAAACACTACTTGGATATGAAGAACAGGAGGGAGAAGTGCGCGTTCTGCCGCCGGCACTTCATGACGTCCTTCCACCTGCGGGAGCACGAGCGCGTGCACTGCGGGCCTCAGCCCTACATGTGTGTGTCCATGGACTGCTACGCCAGGTTTGGGTCGGTCAACGAGCTGCTcaaccacaaacaaacacacGATGATCTTCGCTATAAATGTGAACTGAATGGCTGTAACATTGTTTTCAGTGACTTAGGGCAGCTTTACCATCACGAGGCGCAGCACTTCAGGGATGCGTCGTACACCTGCAACTACTTTGGTTGCAAGAAGTTTTATTATtcaaaaactgaatttcagaatCACCTTGCAGCACATGATATTAAAGTGTCAAATGGGGAGGGGAAGCAAACGCTGAACCTTGAAGGGTtggtttcagaagaaaaatcccGTTATCTTCCAGAGTCTCAGCTGCTTGAACAATCTGAAAATTCCAATCTGAACGATAACTTCGATCCCTCAGGCTCTCAGGAAATTCCACAGGTGAAGGAAGAATCTCTCTCTGACAGTGAAGATCTCAACAGTGAAAGTAATTGCAGCCTGCATTGTGGGAAGCACAGGGCAGATGCTGCAGCAAGCCAAGGTCAGACATCTCCACAGCTGCTTGGAACAGTGGCTCATAACCAGTCAGTTCCAGGTTTTGTCATGTCCCAGGAAGGAGTCTTCCATCCAGCAAATATGAAACAGCAGTGTTCCAATGTGGCAGTTTGCTTTGATGAAAAAAGTctttcctgtggttttgaagGCTGCTGTTCCACCCACAAAAATTCCAGAAGTATGCAAAAACACCTTCGAAGGGCCCATCCATACAACTTTAAAGGTAAAAGAAATATGGAAATGAAAACTAAATACTTTCTCGATCTGTTGAGCGATGCTCAGGACAGTAAATCCCCTACAGATATGAGTCCAGAGTTGGGTCATAATTCTGATACAAATGCTGACTCTCCAGAAAGTGTGTATTGTGCTGTAGATGCTAAAGAAAGCAGTGGCCTGAGGGAAGAAACTTGTCCTTCTTCCCCAGAAACATCTTTTTATGACAGCTCTAAAGAACTAGATATTGAAGATAACATGTTGGAACTAATGTTAGGTTTGAAACATCTAAGCTTAAAAAATGCTAGCATTCAAAATTCTTCAAGACAGAAATCTTTTCTGGGCTATTCATCTAGGGATGCCAAGTGCCCTGAGTCAGTTGATGAAGCTACCTCAAAATTTCACCTTCAAGAGCAAGAAGATAATTTACCCAGTCAGTACCTTACTCAATTGGCAGCTAAACCATTTTTCTGTGAATGTCATGGATGTACATGTGAGTTTGTGACCAGAGAAGCTCTCTTAATGCATTATGTTAAAAAGCATAACTATTCAAAGGAAGTGGTTCTTCAGCTAAATATGTTCCAGCATCGGTATTCACCATTTAAGTGTCACATTTGCCAAAGATCATTTACAAGAAAAACACATCTTCGAATTCACTATAGAAACAAACATCAAATTGGCTGTCAGATGGTGGCTCACAAGGCGTGTCCTAGTGAAAAATTTGATCATGTAGGTTTATGTACAGAGGACATGCATAAGAATAgcactgctccagtgcctgccTGTGCAAACAGTGTTGGGTTCTCTGGACATTCGGACTCTGAACAGCTGTGTCACCCAAAAAAGGAAGACTGCTCTTCTGAGACTGATTTGGAGTCCAATGAAGAGACAGACAATGATGTAACAAGAAAAACATCTAACGTAACTTCTCTGGACAGTCATAGGGAAGAACTGGAAGCAAGACAGGGAAGAGGGAGCAAAAGAACAGTTGCTAAAGGAAACTTATGTTACATATTGCATAAGTACCACAAACCATTTCATTGTATACATAAAAGCTGCAACTCAGCATTCACAAACCAGAAAGGTTTGATTCgccattacagaactgttcaCCAGTATAATAAGGAACAGCTCTGCTtagaaaaagacaaagcaagaacaaaaaggGAACTTgtcaaatgtaaaaaaatatttgcatgcaAACACAAAGAGTGTGGTAAGCGTTTTCTGTGTTCTAAAGCTCTTGCTAAACATTGTAGTGACTTCCACAATGAAATCTTAGAGGATCAAAAACTGCTTTCTGAAGCTGAGTCTGCCAGATTTGCTTGTAACCAAGCACACTGCCATGCtgtattttatacatttaataAGCTTAAACAGCATCTAATAGAAGAACATgccaatgaagaaaaattaaacaaagattTTGAAATACATTGTGACCTTAATGGCTGCAATCGAATTTTCACAAATTATAGTAACTATTCTCAACATGTATATTTCAGACACAGTGAATATTATGATAGTCTTTTTGGAAAtcagaaagaggaggaagatgatgaagataaagataaaaatgagcaaaattgTTTGAAAGACAGCTTTAGCACAAGCAAGCAGAATGGGaagcaattaaaagaaaaagcaaaaagaattagcagaagcagggaaaagcatttgctgaatttcaaaacaaaagaggAAGCCCTACAAATGTGCAAAGAGAAGTCTAACCAGACCCAGTACCCCTGCATGGTCCAGGGGTGCCTGTCTGTTGTCAAACTGGAAAGCAGCATAGTGAGGCACTACAAGCGCACACACCAGATGACCAACATGTACATCGAGCAGCGCCTTCAGAAACTCGTTCTTTGTGTTAAATGTGGCATCATGATTGAAAAGCAGTCTtgctctggcacagcttcagACTTCAATAAAAAAGGTGTAGAAATTAATGAGGATAAATCAGCTAATTCTGAGCCTGTGCAGGAAAGTGACAAACCCCTTGTTCCAAGCCCTGCATGTGATCCTCCAGATGTGAGTAATGAAGACCAAAAGCAATGTTCACCGAGTAGTGTGAATTGTGATGCCAGTGCCTGTGTGTATTCAGGCACTTTAAAATATAACCACAGTTCAAAGAACACTTGTTTTGAAGAGCCTAACACCGGGGAGACAACTGTGTGTAAAACTGAAGATCTTTCTGAAAGCAGTGAAAGAGAGAATAGCTCTTCTTTCTCCAGTTTACAATTAGATTTGCCAAGAGAGAAAGACCCAGAGGAATGTCAACATAGTGCGGTTAATCAGAATGCAAAAAGAAATGTACTTTGTGCTGCAAAAGACAAATTTCAAAAGCCTCCTGTGTCCAAACCATTTGATTTAAAGACATATAAACCAATGGGATTCGagtcttcatttttaaaatttattcaggAAAGTGAGGgaaaagatgatgatgatgatgatgattgtGATGAGGTAGTAGAATGGGAGTCTCCTGAGCATTTGCCAGTAGATGAAACATTGCAAAAAGAGGGAGACAGTCAAGGGAATACACCAGTAAACAACTTTGTAAGTGATGAAAATGTAATCATAACCCCAAATAACCCTGGGCAGCTAACAGAGATCCAGCCCTTGCTGTCAGAGTCTTCATCTGCCCCTTCTTTAGAAAATCTGAGGGCAATCTTGGACAAGGCCCTAACGGACTGTGGAGACCTTGCCTTAAAACAGCTGCATTACTTACGACCAGTAGTAGTTCTTGAAAGATCCAAGTTTTCCACACCTCTCATAGATTTATTTCCAACAAAAAAGGCAGATGAGCTGTGTGTAGGAAGTACATAA
- the RLF gene encoding zinc finger protein Rlf isoform X3, which produces MKTPLRRELTLFWSKLQRRIDPSLDSFLERCRQFGIIAKTLQHLFFLIRVIQSEAEEAGLAVSVLLCVRALQIRSNGSDEMKTSVCKTIACLLPEDLEVRRACQLTEFLLEPTLSGFNALEELYMQPDQKFDEENALVPNSLRCELLLALKAYWPFDPEFWDWKTLKRHCLKLLGKVASDSEDDAACHMSLNETDMLETFFSDYDETKEHKYYDGKDTMNHPKEKARVKKPIGSSERYQRWLQYKFFCVLCKRECIEARILHHSKMHMEDGIYTCPVCTKKFKRKEFFVPHVMEHVKMPPSRTHRPKKKIILKKERSPQKATASSSPPPVFPERSHQAQLPESFDDDTEEYVTFSQLENCQLQDRDIYPCPGTDCSRVFKQFKYLSVHLKAEHQNNDENAKHYLDMKNRREKCAFCRRHFMTSFHLREHERVHCGPQPYMCVSMDCYARFGSVNELLNHKQTHDDLRYKCELNGCNIVFSDLGQLYHHEAQHFRDASYTCNYFGCKKFYYSKTEFQNHLAAHDIKVSNGEGKQTLNLEGLVSEEKSRYLPESQLLEQSENSNLNDNFDPSGSQEIPQVKEESLSDSEDLNSESNCSLHCGKHRADAAASQGQTSPQLLGTVAHNQSVPGFVMSQEGVFHPANMKQQCSNVAVCFDEKSLSCGFEGCCSTHKNSRSMQKHLRRAHPYNFKGKRNMEMKTKYFLDLLSDAQDSKSPTDMSPELGHNSDTNADSPESVYCAVDAKESSGLREETCPSSPETSFYDSSKELDIEDNMLELMLGLKHLSLKNASIQNSSRQKSFLGYSSRDAKCPESVDEATSKFHLQEQEDNLPSQYLTQLAAKPFFCECHGCTCEFVTREALLMHYVKKHNYSKEVVLQLNMFQHRYSPFKCHICQRSFTRKTHLRIHYRNKHQIGCQMVAHKACPSEKFDHVGLCTEDMHKNSTAPVPACANSVGFSGHSDSEQLCHPKKEDCSSETDLESNEETDNDVTRKTSNVTSLDSHREELEARQGRGSKRTVAKGNLCYILHKYHKPFHCIHKSCNSAFTNQKGLIRHYRTVHQYNKEQLCLEKDKARTKRELVKCKKIFACKHKECGKRFLCSKALAKHCSDFHNEILEDQKLLSEAESARFACNQAHCHAVFYTFNKLKQHLIEEHANEEKLNKDFEIHCDLNGCNRIFTNYSNYSQHVYFRHSEYYDSLFGNQKEEEDDEDKDKNEQNCLKDSFSTSKQNGKQLKEKAKRISRSREKHLLNFKTKEEALQMCKEKSNQTQYPCMVQGCLSVVKLESSIVRHYKRTHQMTNMYIEQRLQKLVLCVKCGIMIEKQSCSGTASDFNKKGVEINEDKSANSEPVQESDKPLVPSPACDPPDVSNEDQKQCSPSSVNCDASACVYSGTLKYNHSSKNTCFEEPNTGETTVCKTEDLSESSERENSSSFSSLQLDLPREKDPEECQHSAVNQNAKRNVLCAAKDKFQKPPVSKPFDLKTYKPMGFESSFLKFIQESEGKDDDDDDDCDEVVEWESPEHLPVDETLQKEGDSQGNTPVNNFVSDENVIITPNNPGQLTEIQPLLSESSSAPSLENLRAILDKALTDCGDLALKQLHYLRPVVVLERSKFSTPLIDLFPTKKADELCVGST; this is translated from the exons GGAACTGACACTTTTCTGGAGCAAACTGCAGAGAAGAATAGATCCTTCCTTAGATTCGTTTTTGGAGAGATGTCGTCAGTTTGGCATCATTGCCAAGACACTACAGCATCTATTTTTCTTGATAAGAGTCATACAATCTGAA GCAGAGGAAGCAGGACTTGCTGTGTCTGTGTTGTTGTGTGTGAGGGCCCTTCAGATCAGGTCCAACGGAAGCGATGAAATGAAGACATCAGTGTGTAAAACAATTGCTTGCCTTTTACCAGAAGACCTTGAAGTTAGAAGAGCCTGTCAACTCACAGAATTCTTACTTGAGCCAACTTTGAGTGGATTTAATGCATTGGAAGAGCTCTATATGCAGCCAGACCAAAAATTTGATGAAGAAAATGCACTGGTTCCAAATTCACTCCGCTGTGAACTGCTTTTAGCTTTGAAAGCATATTGGCCATTTGATCCTGAATTTTGGGACTGGAAGACTTTGAAGCGGCATTGTCTTAAACTATTAGGGAAGGTAGCTTCTGATTCCGAGGATGATGCAGCTTGTCATATGTCACTCAATGAAACCGACATGTTAGAAACTTTCTTTAGTGACTATGATGAGACAAAAGAACACAAATATTATGATGGGAAAGACACAATGAACCACCCTAAGGAGAAAGCAAGAGTAAAAAAACCAATTGGTTCTTCAGAAAGATACCAGAGATGGCTTCAATACAAGTTTTTTTGTGTGCTCTGCAAAAGGGAGTGTATAGAGGCCAGAATACTGCATCATTCTAAGATGCACATGGAAGATGGTATTTATACATGTCCTGTTTGCACAAAAAAGTTCaagagaaaggaattttttgtACCACACGTAATGGAACATGTTAAAATGCCACCTAGTAGAACACACAgacctaaaaagaaaataattctgaaaaaagaGAGATCACCGCAAAAGGCAACAGCTTCCAGCAGCCCACCCCCAGTGTTTCCAGAAAGGTCACACCAGGCACAGCTCCCCGAAAGCTTTGACGATGACACAGAGGAATATGTCACATTCAGCCAACTGGAAAATTGCCAGCTGCAAGACAGAGACATCTACCCCTGTCCTGGGACAGATTGTTCTAGAGTATTTAAGCAGTTTAAGTACTTAAGCGTACATCTGAAAGCTGAACATCAAAACAACGATGAGAACGCAAAACACTACTTGGATATGAAGAACAGGAGGGAGAAGTGCGCGTTCTGCCGCCGGCACTTCATGACGTCCTTCCACCTGCGGGAGCACGAGCGCGTGCACTGCGGGCCTCAGCCCTACATGTGTGTGTCCATGGACTGCTACGCCAGGTTTGGGTCGGTCAACGAGCTGCTcaaccacaaacaaacacacGATGATCTTCGCTATAAATGTGAACTGAATGGCTGTAACATTGTTTTCAGTGACTTAGGGCAGCTTTACCATCACGAGGCGCAGCACTTCAGGGATGCGTCGTACACCTGCAACTACTTTGGTTGCAAGAAGTTTTATTATtcaaaaactgaatttcagaatCACCTTGCAGCACATGATATTAAAGTGTCAAATGGGGAGGGGAAGCAAACGCTGAACCTTGAAGGGTtggtttcagaagaaaaatcccGTTATCTTCCAGAGTCTCAGCTGCTTGAACAATCTGAAAATTCCAATCTGAACGATAACTTCGATCCCTCAGGCTCTCAGGAAATTCCACAGGTGAAGGAAGAATCTCTCTCTGACAGTGAAGATCTCAACAGTGAAAGTAATTGCAGCCTGCATTGTGGGAAGCACAGGGCAGATGCTGCAGCAAGCCAAGGTCAGACATCTCCACAGCTGCTTGGAACAGTGGCTCATAACCAGTCAGTTCCAGGTTTTGTCATGTCCCAGGAAGGAGTCTTCCATCCAGCAAATATGAAACAGCAGTGTTCCAATGTGGCAGTTTGCTTTGATGAAAAAAGTctttcctgtggttttgaagGCTGCTGTTCCACCCACAAAAATTCCAGAAGTATGCAAAAACACCTTCGAAGGGCCCATCCATACAACTTTAAAGGTAAAAGAAATATGGAAATGAAAACTAAATACTTTCTCGATCTGTTGAGCGATGCTCAGGACAGTAAATCCCCTACAGATATGAGTCCAGAGTTGGGTCATAATTCTGATACAAATGCTGACTCTCCAGAAAGTGTGTATTGTGCTGTAGATGCTAAAGAAAGCAGTGGCCTGAGGGAAGAAACTTGTCCTTCTTCCCCAGAAACATCTTTTTATGACAGCTCTAAAGAACTAGATATTGAAGATAACATGTTGGAACTAATGTTAGGTTTGAAACATCTAAGCTTAAAAAATGCTAGCATTCAAAATTCTTCAAGACAGAAATCTTTTCTGGGCTATTCATCTAGGGATGCCAAGTGCCCTGAGTCAGTTGATGAAGCTACCTCAAAATTTCACCTTCAAGAGCAAGAAGATAATTTACCCAGTCAGTACCTTACTCAATTGGCAGCTAAACCATTTTTCTGTGAATGTCATGGATGTACATGTGAGTTTGTGACCAGAGAAGCTCTCTTAATGCATTATGTTAAAAAGCATAACTATTCAAAGGAAGTGGTTCTTCAGCTAAATATGTTCCAGCATCGGTATTCACCATTTAAGTGTCACATTTGCCAAAGATCATTTACAAGAAAAACACATCTTCGAATTCACTATAGAAACAAACATCAAATTGGCTGTCAGATGGTGGCTCACAAGGCGTGTCCTAGTGAAAAATTTGATCATGTAGGTTTATGTACAGAGGACATGCATAAGAATAgcactgctccagtgcctgccTGTGCAAACAGTGTTGGGTTCTCTGGACATTCGGACTCTGAACAGCTGTGTCACCCAAAAAAGGAAGACTGCTCTTCTGAGACTGATTTGGAGTCCAATGAAGAGACAGACAATGATGTAACAAGAAAAACATCTAACGTAACTTCTCTGGACAGTCATAGGGAAGAACTGGAAGCAAGACAGGGAAGAGGGAGCAAAAGAACAGTTGCTAAAGGAAACTTATGTTACATATTGCATAAGTACCACAAACCATTTCATTGTATACATAAAAGCTGCAACTCAGCATTCACAAACCAGAAAGGTTTGATTCgccattacagaactgttcaCCAGTATAATAAGGAACAGCTCTGCTtagaaaaagacaaagcaagaacaaaaaggGAACTTgtcaaatgtaaaaaaatatttgcatgcaAACACAAAGAGTGTGGTAAGCGTTTTCTGTGTTCTAAAGCTCTTGCTAAACATTGTAGTGACTTCCACAATGAAATCTTAGAGGATCAAAAACTGCTTTCTGAAGCTGAGTCTGCCAGATTTGCTTGTAACCAAGCACACTGCCATGCtgtattttatacatttaataAGCTTAAACAGCATCTAATAGAAGAACATgccaatgaagaaaaattaaacaaagattTTGAAATACATTGTGACCTTAATGGCTGCAATCGAATTTTCACAAATTATAGTAACTATTCTCAACATGTATATTTCAGACACAGTGAATATTATGATAGTCTTTTTGGAAAtcagaaagaggaggaagatgatgaagataaagataaaaatgagcaaaattgTTTGAAAGACAGCTTTAGCACAAGCAAGCAGAATGGGaagcaattaaaagaaaaagcaaaaagaattagcagaagcagggaaaagcatttgctgaatttcaaaacaaaagaggAAGCCCTACAAATGTGCAAAGAGAAGTCTAACCAGACCCAGTACCCCTGCATGGTCCAGGGGTGCCTGTCTGTTGTCAAACTGGAAAGCAGCATAGTGAGGCACTACAAGCGCACACACCAGATGACCAACATGTACATCGAGCAGCGCCTTCAGAAACTCGTTCTTTGTGTTAAATGTGGCATCATGATTGAAAAGCAGTCTtgctctggcacagcttcagACTTCAATAAAAAAGGTGTAGAAATTAATGAGGATAAATCAGCTAATTCTGAGCCTGTGCAGGAAAGTGACAAACCCCTTGTTCCAAGCCCTGCATGTGATCCTCCAGATGTGAGTAATGAAGACCAAAAGCAATGTTCACCGAGTAGTGTGAATTGTGATGCCAGTGCCTGTGTGTATTCAGGCACTTTAAAATATAACCACAGTTCAAAGAACACTTGTTTTGAAGAGCCTAACACCGGGGAGACAACTGTGTGTAAAACTGAAGATCTTTCTGAAAGCAGTGAAAGAGAGAATAGCTCTTCTTTCTCCAGTTTACAATTAGATTTGCCAAGAGAGAAAGACCCAGAGGAATGTCAACATAGTGCGGTTAATCAGAATGCAAAAAGAAATGTACTTTGTGCTGCAAAAGACAAATTTCAAAAGCCTCCTGTGTCCAAACCATTTGATTTAAAGACATATAAACCAATGGGATTCGagtcttcatttttaaaatttattcaggAAAGTGAGGgaaaagatgatgatgatgatgatgattgtGATGAGGTAGTAGAATGGGAGTCTCCTGAGCATTTGCCAGTAGATGAAACATTGCAAAAAGAGGGAGACAGTCAAGGGAATACACCAGTAAACAACTTTGTAAGTGATGAAAATGTAATCATAACCCCAAATAACCCTGGGCAGCTAACAGAGATCCAGCCCTTGCTGTCAGAGTCTTCATCTGCCCCTTCTTTAGAAAATCTGAGGGCAATCTTGGACAAGGCCCTAACGGACTGTGGAGACCTTGCCTTAAAACAGCTGCATTACTTACGACCAGTAGTAGTTCTTGAAAGATCCAAGTTTTCCACACCTCTCATAGATTTATTTCCAACAAAAAAGGCAGATGAGCTGTGTGTAGGAAGTACATAA